A region of the Yarrowia lipolytica chromosome 1C, complete sequence genome:
ATAAATGTTTTAAACCTTTTAAACCTTTTAATGTTTTAAATGTTTCAAAAGTTCTTGACATGTTTTTGCTACCAATATGGTAGAAGACCACGGAAGATCAGTACAGAGTAcagagtacatacagcacGTATCGTATTACTACCATCTGGTAAAAATAGAATATCACATTAGTTTTCCCCATTACTATCATTTGGTATAAATAGAATATAATCGGAGTTTCTCCCATTACTCGATAAAATCATAATGTTGATCCGGCAGATTGTGTATCTGAATCTCtttctggtgtgtgctactATCGGAACGTGTCCCTATATGTCGGTTGCAAGAGGTGGCATCGGATCAGTTATACACTGGCTCCCAGACCTCCAAACCACCGCTAAATGGAGTGGAGCACGTTCTCAagcagtacatactatactGTAATGTTAACTATTACTTGCAATGAAGAAAATGGAGTAAAGGAGTCGGCTTTTCGATCATCATTGTGGTTTTTGAATACGATCACAGGTATGTATAACATGACGTTGTTTGTTGTTACATTATTTCGTTGTATATATCTCAACTCCAGACTCATTGTTCTCACTACAGTCAGATTTACTTTCGTTGTCATCCTCTCACTCACATCATCGTCGCCTCCACTGAGGTAGAGAACGACTCTCATTATCTATTCCATATTCAGCACTTAGTCGTACATTATCAGCCCCTTTGAACGAGACATTCGGGTCCTCCATGATGAATCGAATGGCTCTGGCCTTGACGGACATTACTGACGAGAATAGCTCGTGACCCAACATCTGCTGAATATCAAGATGCCCAAGCAACAGATCCAGACAACTCGCGGAAACGATCACAACTCACGGAAACGATCACAACTCACGGAAACGATCACAACTCACGGAAACGATCACAACTCACGGAAACGGGCTTCTCGAAATTATTCTAGAGAGCTCACTACATCGTAACTTGCAATTACCACGTGGATCCGGATGCGATCTAAATTATAAGTCTGGTTCCAACTCCCATCGATTCATGTGagctctacaagtacaatagCGGCATGATCGAGACAGAAACGAGCTTGAACGATCCTGTAGAGGGTTCAAAAGAAAATGTAGTTGATAAAGCTCACATATCTTACAGTTTTCTCGCGAGCGGATATAGACAGTCGATCTCAGTAAAGAGCACATTGCCGTTTTAATATGTAATAGCATATCTTCTGCTGAAAATcggattttttttcactgATTGATTTAGACAGGCATGCTACGACTCACAGTGTGCGGTGTGCTTCCTGAATTGGGTGAGCCATTTCTGTTAAACAACTAAAGTCAATTGATTCGATTTCGAGAGAATATAACAGCCAGTTCGAAATGATGTGAAGGTCTTGTGGTAACATTATCTTGAACATTCTTTACAATGTTCACTTCTGACGATGTTCGACGCTAGTCATGGATTTGGTCAGGCTGGAGTGTTGAAGGATCCATCTGGGTAACACCTGACCAATTCATCATTGTATCTTCAGGCTGCTTTCCGGGTGTACTAGTCGATCCATCTGTGTGGCCACTGATTCCATCTCTTCCCCAAATTGGTTAGTTACCTCTGGTTCGTTCGGCCTTTGCCTTGCATCAGGTCCAttcgttcttcttgactGGCTGTCATTCCTAGTACCCCCGTGGCTAGTCTTATCCCGCTCTTGGACGATTTGTCGACTCAGTATTGTCATTCTGGACAGGAAGGCGTGGAGTTGGCCTCATCACCTCAAGAGTGGCTGGTTTCGGACATCCAAGACAACTTCAGACATGAATGGATGTTCCAGCAATGAATTCTCGCATAGGTCTATCGGCTCGATAACTAATCAGACCGCTCGAGGACTCATCATATCGCTCAATAACTCATGAGACCGCTCGACGAGAGGTCTCTCCATCGTCTTCTGATGTTGGGGATATCAGTCTCCTTGTCAGAAGCATTAAGTAGCACTCTCGTGCGCACTGAAGATGCATCACTAGGGGATGGACTTTCAAAACCTAGAGGGCGTCGTTATTCTTGAAAAATACAGGTTCTGGTCTCAGATGATCAGGGACGGTCGTCGATAGGCAACAAGACTTCTACTTTCACAAACTTCCACGAGTGAGTTAGTAGGACATAACTCGAGCACTGGAGACTGGAAAGAGCGTTAGATCTTtaccacgtgacctcatATGACCCAATTGTCATGTTCGCTAGTTCTGAAAGAACTCCTGCCCCGAAATATGCTGGCGTTATATATGCATATTGTGttacatatatatatatactgcGATGGCTTTTTATAAGGTTGTGATAACGGTCACCAGGGAGCAAAAATCTAAACTCTTGATTTATATATACCCTtacatatatatttatatatatttatatataatacTGGGGCCATTCGCAGATACCTGACCTACAGTCATTTATATGTGAGCTCATACCACGATTTTTGGACTGCCAAGGGGTCTATAGGTTAAGCGAAACAAGTCTGGAAAGGGCCTCTTCGGTTGTTCCGACACTGCTGTTCAATAGTGATAATTGTACTCTGCAGTTTTCATTTctgttactgtactttactgtactgtgtaCATGATTATTGAGGGCTGGCTGGCTGCGGTGATTGAGAAAAGATTGCCGCTGGTGACATATGTCCTTCTCGCGCCTCCAAATCACCTGTGTTTATTCTGAAACCAGACGTTGTAGTGTTTTGTTGTCCGACAGACTAAGCGAAGATAATTACACATAGGTTGAAGACACAGCAtggagagagaagaagccaGCTTGGTAGGTAAATAGCTGTAATTAATCATTAGAgtaataaaaataaaaaatctTTAGGTCATTTATTTTACCGATTACCGCTTCGTCGTTACTCAGCAGCCCTGTACCGATTATTTGCGTTGTTTGAAAGATTCTGGATATAAGGAGATTCTCCGTGAATAAAACACTCATTTAAGAACACACATCTTTTCCATAGTAGAGCAACAGACCTGATACGTGTATCACCGACATGATATCTTCAGTCGACcaacctacaagtatgtacaggaCACTTGATTTTTATAGAAGTATATTCCCGAATATATTCAAATCGTTTGATACATTCCAGGTTTAGTTTATATACAATTCAAATCAAGAGCTGAACGATTGCACTCGTCCCTTGTTTTACAACCTCACAAAGTAATTGTAGTATGTGCTAAGCTGCAGCTCTTCTCAATAATTATTGCCTACAATTATCATTAGTTTTCTTTATACCATAGGTCGTAGCTTTCGCTCCACCTGAACCATTCTAACACAGTATCGACCTGAGATATTGGATAGCTCACAAGTTTTTGAGCTCTGTTTCTAGAGACCTCAGTATATCTGAACCCCTTACAGATGTCTCCACATATTCGCCAGTATACATTTGCTTACAGAGATGTTAAAAATTCCTGACTTTCGATACTGAATTAGTAGCCATAATGTGTGATCTATTGGAACGATTAATATCATCGATACAGTACCAATGATATCAGCATTCTTTCAATGAACTTCTTATGCTTCTATCGTGATAATCCGGCGAGTAATAGTCCTATGGAATGTTTACCACACAGAGAGACACATGAGCTCCACTGAGTCAGGATAGTTGTAGGACTCATGGTATCATATTCTAAATAATGACAACTTTTTAAATATTCTATTGTTGAGTATATCTCTTGCTTCTCCGTTTGGTCAATTACTTTTCAGTACAATTGGATAGTCACAACTGGCACAACAACTTTCCATCGGTCCAAACAACATCCATAATACCAAACTACAAAATGATTTTATATCAATATACAAGATTTTGGTGCTAATAAATTCTTTTCTTTGAGCAAGGGTCAGTGCTGTTCAGGTTGCTGTGGCCAAATCAAGAAATTCACAGTTTCGAAAGTACACTCGGCACCATCGGTGTGAAAAACTTCTCAGCAGTATTATGGAGCATCTCATGATGATTTATTGGTCTCTGGTTATTGGTATAATTAATGTTTTGTATTTTTGTCAATTGATTCATTTCTTTATCATTAACTACGCGTATTTCACATTTAAATGAAATTTATTCAGTTTTTCCTCTCTCTTTCGTGGTGACTTTTTCGGCAGACTACAATGGAGTCATACTTGCTGAATATAATACCAGAAGATATGAGGAGCATATGGAGATGTTTATTACAAGTGTAGCTTTTTATTGATTATTGTCTTCAGCTTCTATCCAATTTATTGATGACTTTTCAACGGCATCTCATACCCTGAAAACCCCTGGATCTGTGGAGGCTTCAAAAGCGCAATAGGGGATCATAGCAGTAAGTGAGTACTGTCCAGAAGGAGTATAACATGTCCAAATATGTTTTTGGAACAAGTCTTGTTTTTGTAGGTAACTCATCagtttttgtttttgttttttttgtgtttttttgtgtttttttgtgtttttttgtgtttttttccagTATTATCTCCATATATCGGATGTCGCATCACGTATGGACAAGACAGGTCGCAATAAAATCCAAATAGGACAAATTACTGTTCATTATAAGACGACTATCATTTATCGTGAGAGAATATTGTGTTCATCTGGAATTTATTCTGAACATGAAGCCGTTTTATGATGTAGTAGTTGTTGTTAATACAGTTGCTCAACACGCCCAGGTCGACTTTTCACGAACTCCATCTTTTTCTCCCTCCACATCCATATCAAAACTACCATACCGTTTGTCGACATCAACCAACCCTTACCATCAACAAATTCCATCGTCAAAACACTCAGGGTATCAGTAGTTGAGCAGACTAGGTCTGGCTCGAGTCGGAGCTTCGGAAAGAGATCCATTCTTGTGATTCTCCTAATACTGAGACAGTAACTTACTAGTTCAAGTACgtactatacttgtagactcTCGTACTCTCGTACTCTCGTACTCTCGTATCGTAAAGTCACAGACTGGTTGGTTGTATTTGCAAACGCTTCTTCACCTGCTGTGAATCTTGGAACATCTTTCTTGAGCTCAAGTGTTTCCAATACAGTCCAGTTCCACGGGAGTAAGACATGTGCAGTTCATTGCAACTCCTTTACTTTTGTAACACTGAATGGTTCATCAATTCTTTTCAGATACTCGTCGTAGTCCACCGAGATTTACTTTCTTCGAATTGAGTCTAAATACCCTATAAATTGGTACCAAAATGACCGCCTTGTACTGCTGCTTACGAATCTGCAGGCTTAATGCCCACACAACGTACTTTACACTGGTATCTGTCCAATTTTTTCACCACCGCCAAATAAGCTCGGCAACCTTTCTCCCAATTGCCATCGGTCTGCATACAGCCTGTCCAGATCACACTGATTGTTACACCCGACAGAAATGAGCGAAGTGAGTATGAGCGGATGGAGGGagcgggaaaaaaaaggcgtGGGAATGTCACGTGCCATAGGTGAGAGCCGCTtttgagtcacgtgccctGGGGTGGGGAGGGGGGTGGATCATGTACTTGTTCGGGCCACCACTAACACCAGTTCCAACTCGTGTCGACCGAGCTATCTTCCAAGTCTGCCGAGCAGCAGTCCGTCAAGGCCCAGATCGAGTCTGCCAACCGACAATTGCGACTCATTGACCTTTCGcgccagcagctggagactGAGAAGTCCGACGTGGTGTGGCAAGGCGTCGGCAAGATgtttgtcaagaaggacaagaccaGCTacctggaggagctgaccaaggacaagaagaagggcgaggAGGCTCTCGACACTCTCAAAAAGAAGCTGACCTACGTGGATGTTTCTGTGGAGAACGCCCGAAAGCGTCTAGAGCAGCTACTCAAGGCTGCTGGTCAGGAACAATGAACGGAACAGACCTGAGCCAGGAAAGACTTTGAGGGTGAGGCGAAAGAGGTGGATGAGTCATCTGGTTGGTTTTCATTGGTTCTTGTACCAATCAATGGGATTCACTGTTAGTTGCCATGCTGGTACTGAATTACGTCTGATTTGTGGCCATGAATGATCCTACAACAGCCCGTACCACGGCTCGACCTTGAAGGCCATAATGAATCAGGTTGAATAGAAATGAATGATGATGTTATGATTGCAACAGGTTTGGGTGGAATCGTAGCGAGGGATGAGTCGCACCCTGGTTAGGGAGTAGTGTTCCAAGCCACGCGGCGGTTAGATTGTAACTAAATCGAGTACACCGTCTAGGTCTAACACTCCTTCACTCGCAATACATTAATCTATACACCCCTATTTCAATGAGAACAATCGTGGATTGCCCTCGTCGTGGCAATCAAAAGATCGATACGTAAGACCCATTCTTAGCAGATTGGGTGGTACCACGGGACTGGCCCTTTGTGTGACGGGTCACTAGTGGCTGCGTTCGCTTAAACGGCCGAGTAACCAGTTCGACTGCTGCCGGTAAAAGTACCCACCACCTTGGCAATCAGATCTCGGATCAGGTAGGGGACATCTCTTAGGGAATCGGCATGGGGAAGAAGGTCGACACCAGCGTTGCCGTATCGATCATAGTTGATCCAGGCGTTGCCAATGATGTATACCGCCACTCCCAGTAcaatgatgatgaagagccAGGTGAACCATCCCCACGATGGGTTTCCGTTGCTGGCGTCGTCCCCATCATTGGGGGTCTTTCCGGGCTCCTTGACGGGCTGCTTGGGCTTGGATCCGTCGTTGATGCAAGCTGCGGGAGTCTTCCAGTTGATTTCGTAGTAGTTGTTGAGACCCAATCCCACGTTCTCGAGCTTGGGGCCCTCCTCCTTATCCGAACAGATGTAGTTGACGTCGATATCCAGTTTCTCACTACCCCAGGGGTTTCCGTACGATGTAGAAAGGCCCTCTGTTCCCTCCGGGCCTGTTTTCAAAGGCTGGTACTGAGGAGCAGGACCGTTGCCGAACGGCATCACCTCAGACAGAACGAaatccttctccttgggcaGCAAGATGTAGCCCAACCCGCACACAATGGTGTTATCCGGACACTGCTCGTCCGCAGGTTTCTTCTTATCCTGTTTGAGAGACGCGCACGGATCGAGCACAAACTCCATCTTGCGCTTCGACGGAGGCGTCTCTATGGTGTATTCGACCGATTTGGGGCCGGAGATGGCGGACAGATCGTAGTTTTTGCTGTCGACAGTGAACTGACAGGAGGCTGCGGCCACAGCCACGGCCATGTATCCAATTATAGCGCTTTTCATGGTGGGGTGCAAAAGGTGAAGTTGGTTGTGGGATAAGATTATCAACGTGAGCACGAGGTTTATTTGGAGGGGTCGGCACGAGTCCGTCGAAAGTGACGTTTGCGACGAGTGAGGAAAAAATCGAGGCTCTTTGGGGGTTATTGGGGTCCTTTATATATCTTTATgccttttcttttttggaAACCCGCCCAAACCCGCTTTTTCACACCaactttgtgttttttggcCTACTATctgggtcatgtgaccttTATCGTGAAATGAAATGACCAACTGAAAAggaaagaaagaaaagtATTTAAATGattttaaaaaaatgaataaaaaatggataaaaaattaaattaaattaaattaaattaaattaaagAAATGacaaaataaataaatgaaaaaaCCGGAAAAAAACTGGGAGGGggggagaaaaaaaactgaCCAAGTTGCTGCGCACGAGACATGTCTTAATAAATCAGCACTCGCTGATGAAGTCTCGACCATCTGAGTGtctaatatatatacctcCAACAGGTCGGAGATCATCAGTGGTGTGCTTTTCAAGAGGGTGGCAAACAAGATCGGGCagtgctacagtacattccAAGTGTACTTGGCTTTAGTTGGCTTTAGTTGGCTTTAGTTGAAGAAACGAGCACTCTGAAAGAATATTCCCGATGTGATGGAGATCTGAAACTAGACCAAGTGAAACAAAAATGCCACTTTTACCATATGTATTAAAAATTCAACGTTTTCTGTTGaactaaaaaaaaactacaATCAATACAAACATCGTCGTCCACATTAGCTTAGTTAAGTATTTAGTTGAAATACACTTGGTTATTGTATGTTCGTGATTACTAAGCGATGCAAGTGGGATTATCCAAGTTTCGTATTCAGTCTGTCCAGTGTCAATTGCCACAGTCGAGCGCAAATACTTTGAACATGCGtccagtacaagtaattgtacttgtattactCATCAACTCATTTTCTATAATCCTCCAAAATGGCATGCATAATCTGCGTCCAATTGGAGTAGATCAACATTCGCACAATAGTGAGTCCGTGATCCGTGGTCTCGTGGTGCCCTGGCTCCCTGGTCCCACCCCATGTTCCCGTCGTACAAGTTCCTGTATCCATCCTACATGTCTCAATCAAAGTATACAATTATTATTTATATCCAATCTAGCACCCCATAGCCGCATCATCCTGTGGAAGACACTTATTTGTTAGCTCGAATGTACTTGCCAATAACAATGCAATGGTCTCGCTCGTAAGGCTCCAGGGTCAGCTGTTCCAGAGGCTTGATTCGCTCCTCTCGCAGCTTCTGAACCTCTCGGGCAAACACGGTCTCGGCCTCGACAGTGGAGTCGATACAGTTGGCcttgatggagatgatgactCCTCCCTGGTCCTTGAGGAACAGGTGTGCGTTCAGGGCGATAATTCGGGCCTGATCAGGCTGGGCAACATCGGCGAAGACAGCATCGACCATACCGACAAGCATTCGGTACTTCTGGGGGTGTCGAGCATCCTCAATGATGGGGATGACGTTAGgtcgcttcttggccatgCCTATCAGGTCTCGGCCGGATCTGTGGGAGAACTCAACGGCGTAGACGGTACCGGTGGGGCCCACGACATCGGCAACATGGGAAACGGAGGTTCCGGAAGCAGCACCAAGGTAAAGGACCTTGGATCCGGGGCCGATGAAGAGCTCATCGAGACCACCGAGAATACCTGCAGCCAGCTTGGATCGGAAGGGGTTCCACACTCGGTACTcgaccttggtggcctcgcCATCGGGGGTGGTGGCAGGAACATCGACCGAAACTCGCTTCTCGCCGTAGACAGACTCACCGGGGGTCAGGTTCTTGGTGACAAGGAGATCCTCCTTACCTCGGGCAATGAAGACACCGCCGTGTCGATGGGGCTCGACAATGACCTTGGCTCCGCCCTTGGCACCACCTCGAGCACCACCTCGACCACCACGGGCACCGCCTCGGGCACCACCTCGGGCACCACCTCGGCCGCCCCGAGcgcctcctcgtcctcctcggtctccGCCGAAtccacctcgtccaccacctcgtccGCCAAaccctcctcggccacctcgtCCACCACGGTCTCCGCCGCCGaatcctcctcggcctccgcctcgtccacctcTAGGAGTAAAGCCCATTATGTGTATGTGTTGTGTTTCAAAGTCCTTTTTGTGTGGTGCAATATGGGTTATTGCACtggttgtgtggtgatgaATGTCAAGATGCACTAAGGaatatttttttggtaGAAGATCTTTTTAGGCTTTCAAAAATTTTTCTGGGTTTGGGTAGCGGTTAGAGTTTGCCCGTTTGTGCACAGAAACAGTGGGTCTGATTTGGCCACTTGGGTCTGGTTGGAAACGGGGGGACGGGgttgagaagagaaaaggTGGTGAATGGTGAAAATTAGAGAACGCGGTAGTATtatggtgtttttttcgttttgaTTGGCGTTCTGTGGAGCGTTTCGGAGACAGGTTAGGTTTGGCCTTTAGTTGCCAACTAGGTTAGTTGGGAGTGGGAGTTTTTAGAACAAATATGGTTAGCAAGTAGTTGGGACTTTTGTTTAATGTTTATTTAATGTTAAATGATTTAGGTATTAGTTGGTCCCTCCAAGCCACTCGAAATGGAGCAATTGGGCTGGAAGGGGGACTACTGGTTTTGCAATATCTCCATTGTCGGTGGGATTTGGTCACTGGAAATGCCCTATTCGTATTTCCTTATTTGATTTCACGCTCCAGTCACCATATATCTACCAGTGCTGGCTGTACCTCTGTTCAGACCCACCCAAATATTCGCAAAATATTTAACTACGCTTGaaagtttttttttttttttttttttttttttttttcacaaACGAACC
Encoded here:
- a CDS encoding uncharacterized protein (Compare to YALI0C15829g, similar to uniprot|P46988 Saccharomyces cerevisiae YJL179w PFD1 Prefoldin subunit 1, similar to Saccharomyces cerevisiae PFD1 (YJL179W); ancestral locus Anc_1.159), which translates into the protein MSEFQLVSTELSSKSAEQQSVKAQIESANRQLRLIDLSRQQLETEKSDVVWQGVGKMFVKKDKTSYLEELTKDKKKGEEALDTLKKKLTYVDVSVENARKRLEQLLKAAGQEQ
- a CDS encoding uncharacterized protein (Compare to YALI0C15851g, similar to Saccharomyces cerevisiae ATG27 (YJL178C); ancestral locus Anc_1.160, some similarities with uniprot|Q8WZV1 Neurospora crassa B7N14.280 Conserved hypothetical protein), whose translation is MKSAIIGYMAVAVAAASCQFTVDSKNYDLSAISGPKSVEYTIETPPSKRKMEFVLDPCASLKQDKKKPADEQCPDNTIVCGLGYILLPKEKDFVLSEVMPFGNGPAPQYQPLKTGPEGTEGLSTSYGNPWGSEKLDIDVNYICSDKEEGPKLENVGLGLNNYYEINWKTPAACINDGSKPKQPVKEPGKTPNDGDDASNGNPSWGWFTWLFIIIVLGVAVYIIGNAWINYDRYGNAGVDLLPHADSLRDVPYLIRDLIAKVVGTFTGSSRTGYSAV
- a CDS encoding rRNA methyltransferase NOP1 (Compare to YALI0C15873g, similar to Saccharomyces cerevisiae NOP1 (YDL014W); ancestral locus Anc_3.185, highly similar to uniprot|P15646 Saccharomyces cerevisiae YDL014w NOP1 fibrillarin), which codes for MGFTPRGGRGGGRGGFGGGDRGGRGGRGGFGGRGGGRGGFGGDRGGRGGARGGRGGARGGARGGARGGRGGARGGAKGGAKVIVEPHRHGGVFIARGKEDLLVTKNLTPGESVYGEKRVSVDVPATTPDGEATKVEYRVWNPFRSKLAAGILGGLDELFIGPGSKVLYLGAASGTSVSHVADVVGPTGTVYAVEFSHRSGRDLIGMAKKRPNVIPIIEDARHPQKYRMLVGMVDAVFADVAQPDQARIIALNAHLFLKDQGGVIISIKANCIDSTVEAETVFAREVQKLREERIKPLEQLTLEPYERDHCIVIGKYIRANK